A window of Palaemon carinicauda isolate YSFRI2023 chromosome 27, ASM3689809v2, whole genome shotgun sequence contains these coding sequences:
- the LOC137620962 gene encoding uncharacterized protein — translation MQGSEKDSSLCKPSLSKLPIFNDITDSIDAYILRFERLAISAGWSKDIWAVSLASLLQRKALETYQHLSPVEAKDFDCVKEALLLCFQCTSEGYRLRFRNCKFFKNETAQQFGNRLKNNLKRWVELADCEETFDYLFDLILIEQFLNACDIDMVVFLKEHEMKTFDEVVKYAEMYMEAHLDYGKKGSSVSHEKHGASASSYHWDFIERFGGPKRKGVSKGATEKTAVVGHWVNLMVDKGTVEGVEVNVLRDPGCTTVLVKRTLVPKHKFTGKYLDLKMANNQVFRYPEAIVDVVLPYFTGESLAVCIPDPIYDVVIGAIDGSTDGLSTEAGDGTLKRVFEHVKSNRVFVKNENKSHCFVIKKGILYCRVQNEGIVNDQLAVPDKFRHAVIELAHDSLMSGHLGIQKTTARIQSNFYWPGMSVLITIFCRMCDDCQRTVDKGRVKKVKLGRMPLIQEPFQRDDVDIVGPIEPRVSDGPIYILIIVDYATCYLEAVALKNIDSVTVIGALLSVFSRVGIPKEVLSDRGTQFTSEVMREFNRLLSIKSITTTPHHGRCNGLVEKFNGVLKKMLRRMCK, via the exons ATGCAGGGAAGTGAAAAAGATTCTAGTTTGTGTAAACCCTCGTTATCTAAACTGCCTATTTTTAATGATATAACTGATAGTATTGACGcctatattttaagatttgaacGTTTAGCCATAAGTGCTGGCTGGAGCAAAGACATTTGGGCAGTTAGTTTAGCGTCATTATTACAACGGAAAGCTTTGGAAACTTACCAGCACCTTTcacctgttgaagctaaagattttGATTGTGTTAAAGAGGCATTATTGCTTTGTTTTCAGTGTACTTCAGAAGGATATAGGTTGAGATTTCgtaactgtaaattctttaagaacgagaccgctcagcaatttgggaatagactgaaaaataaccttaagaggtgggtggaattagcagattgtgaagaaacatttgattacttgtttgatttaattttaatagAACAATTTTTAAATGCTTGTGACATAGATATGGTTGTATTTTTGAaggaacatgaaatgaaaacatttgatgAAGTTGTAAAATATGCCGAGATGTATATGGAGGCCCATTTAGATTATGGCAAAAAAGGTTCAAGTGTTAGTCATGAAAAGCACGGTGCCTCTGCAAGTAGTTACCACTGGG ATTTTATTGAAAGGTTTGGGGGTCCAAAACGTAAAGGTGTGAGTAAGGGTGCGACAGAGAAAACAGCTGTGGTTGGTCATTGGGTTAATTTAATGGTGGATAAAGGTACAGTGGAAGGAGTAGAGGTCAATGTACTTCGTGATCCTGGTTGTACTACGGTGTTAGTTAAAAGGACTTTAGTGCCGAAACACAAGTTTACTGGTAAGTATCTTGACCTTAAAATGGCTAATAACCAAGTTTTTAGATATCCCGAGGCTATTGTTGATGTTGTCTTGCCATATTTTACGGGTGAAAGCTTAGCTGTCTGCATTCCTGATCCTATTTATGATGTAGTGATTGGAGCAATTGATGGTTCGACTGACGGGTTGAGTACGGAG GCGGGAGATGGGACGCTAAAAAGGGTTTTTGAGCATGTGAAGTCAAATAGGGTctttgtgaagaatgaaaataaatctcattgTTTTGTAATTAAGAAAGGTATATTATATTGTAGAGTGCAAAATGAAGGCATTGTTAATGATCAGTTAGCTGTTCCTGATAAATTTCGTCATGCAGTAATAGAATTGGCTCACGATTCTTTAATGAGTGGACATTTAGGAATACAGAAAACCACAGCAcgtatacaaagtaatttttattggccAGGTATGTCGGTGCTGATAACAATATTTTGCAGGATGTGTGACGATTGTCAACGCACGGTTGACAAGGGAAGAGTTAAAAAGGTGAAGTTGGGAAGAATGCCCCTTATTCAAGAACCATTTCAGCGTGATGATGTGGACATAGTGGGTCCGATTGAACCTCGTGTCAGCGACGGACCAATATATATTCTCATCATTGTTGACTATGCTACATGTTATCTAGAGGCAGTAGCTTTGAAGAATATAGATTCGGTTACTGTAATTGGGGCTTTGCTGTCAGTATTCAGTCgagtgggaattccaaaggaggtgtTATCTGACAGGGGAACACAGTTCACCTCTGAAGTAATGCGGGAATTTAATCGTTTATTATCTATTAAGAGTATTACTACGACCCCACATCATGGTAGGTGTAATGGTTTAGTAGAAAAGTTTAATGGAGTGTTAAAGAAAATGCTCAGACGTATGTGTAAAtaa